One window from the genome of Pseudanabaena yagii GIHE-NHR1 encodes:
- a CDS encoding Hfq-related RNA-binding protein — MSAPTATKIGLNTSLPSIRRIHSIIRDKNEVEIKLLTGDQLRGKISWIDDQCICLDTSGHKVVIWQHAIAFIK, encoded by the coding sequence ATGAGCGCACCAACAGCAACCAAAATCGGACTCAACACCTCTCTACCAAGTATTCGCCGCATTCATAGCATCATTCGCGATAAAAATGAGGTTGAAATCAAGCTCCTCACAGGCGATCAACTTCGCGGCAAAATTAGCTGGATTGATGATCAATGTATTTGTTTAGACACATCGGGACATAAAGTGGTGATCTGGCAACATGCGATCGCCTTTATCAAGTAA
- a CDS encoding tetratricopeptide repeat protein, which yields MQDLVAAFESQFADKQFSAASATLQQLLSDSPDDPQLQILQGRLYDAMGKPNEAEEIFRRLLKAQLPAKLITQARQGLLAIEMAEVQARQGRMDEIAKLAGGSSFAYLALLPVAPEQKDWAIAKIARVFRTDPYTARFKIPNRYPKIIRIGTLAEMQAYGEEFQTYGIAAIWLSIEAISQIPIYQVEYFNEFQVKGNYQVKAIANVDEITFTPQDVITKVEGILPTFGDVVVVNAKHKLARKEQILDRVQICDLHLRSYRVNGKVRDRGGIIRFHDNQYRFDLGLQLPVERSLKHIAPTVKERWLELSKWLDRTMPTAKTARDFQNFAEMSIVYPEFLQAIEETHVILERTKPSLWDNCFQLYSSTVFHHVHLATSSIVV from the coding sequence ATGCAAGATCTCGTAGCTGCGTTTGAGAGTCAGTTCGCTGATAAACAATTCTCCGCCGCTTCAGCAACGCTTCAGCAATTGCTGTCAGATTCTCCTGACGATCCACAGTTACAGATTTTGCAGGGTCGCCTCTATGATGCGATGGGTAAGCCCAATGAAGCTGAGGAAATTTTTCGCCGTCTGCTTAAGGCTCAGTTACCTGCAAAGTTAATTACACAGGCTCGGCAAGGATTGCTCGCAATCGAGATGGCAGAGGTGCAGGCTCGCCAAGGGCGGATGGATGAAATCGCCAAACTTGCGGGTGGTTCTAGTTTTGCCTATCTGGCTCTATTGCCAGTAGCTCCTGAGCAAAAAGACTGGGCGATCGCTAAAATTGCCAGAGTCTTTCGTACCGATCCCTACACAGCAAGATTTAAAATCCCTAATCGCTATCCCAAAATTATTCGCATAGGTACGCTGGCAGAGATGCAAGCCTATGGTGAGGAGTTCCAAACCTATGGGATTGCGGCAATTTGGTTAAGTATTGAGGCAATTTCCCAAATCCCGATCTATCAGGTGGAATATTTTAATGAATTTCAGGTAAAGGGCAATTACCAAGTTAAGGCGATCGCTAATGTCGATGAAATTACCTTTACACCCCAAGATGTCATTACCAAAGTAGAGGGGATTTTGCCAACCTTTGGTGATGTGGTTGTGGTTAATGCGAAGCACAAGCTCGCCCGCAAGGAGCAAATTTTAGATCGGGTGCAAATTTGCGATTTACATTTGCGTAGTTATCGGGTCAATGGCAAAGTTAGAGATCGCGGCGGTATTATCCGATTTCATGACAATCAGTATCGCTTTGATTTAGGTTTGCAATTGCCAGTCGAGCGATCGCTTAAGCATATTGCCCCAACGGTCAAAGAGCGTTGGCTCGAATTGAGCAAATGGCTTGATCGGACAATGCCTACGGCAAAAACTGCTCGTGATTTTCAAAATTTTGCCGAAATGTCGATTGTTTATCCAGAATTTTTACAAGCGATCGAAGAAACCCATGTAATCCTTGAGCGAACTAAACCCAGCCTGTGGGATAACTGCTTCCAGTTATATAGCAGTACTGTTTTTCACCATGTCCATCTAGCAACATCAAGTATTGTTGTGTAG
- the sfsA gene encoding DNA/RNA nuclease SfsA, giving the protein MTQVHTYSELIAGRLVSRYKRFFADIELENGEIITAHCANTGPMTGVCQLGSPVLVSHHPNPKRKLAYSWEAIYLDDEWIGINTSLPNRVIGYMLDRHLLPELEPYTTVKSEVAYGNEKSRIDFLLTDDNCHKKTYVEVKNTTWCIGNLALFPDTVTTRGQKHLRELMSVISEDTNAALIFFINRGDCDRFAAGAKADPEYDRLLTEAIARGVKVLPCRFKIEPTKITYLGLANL; this is encoded by the coding sequence ATGACACAAGTTCACACTTATTCTGAGCTAATCGCAGGTCGTCTGGTTAGCCGTTACAAACGTTTCTTTGCGGATATAGAACTAGAGAATGGCGAAATAATTACTGCCCATTGTGCAAATACAGGACCTATGACTGGGGTATGCCAACTTGGTAGTCCTGTGTTAGTTTCCCATCACCCTAATCCTAAACGTAAGCTCGCCTATAGTTGGGAAGCAATTTATTTAGATGATGAATGGATAGGTATTAATACTAGTCTTCCTAATCGAGTGATTGGATATATGCTCGATCGCCATTTGCTACCAGAACTAGAGCCATATACAACTGTCAAGAGTGAAGTTGCCTATGGCAATGAAAAGAGTCGGATAGATTTTCTTTTGACTGATGATAATTGTCACAAGAAAACCTATGTGGAAGTAAAAAATACAACTTGGTGTATTGGCAATTTAGCCTTGTTTCCTGATACGGTGACGACGCGAGGGCAAAAACACCTACGCGAACTCATGTCAGTAATCTCTGAAGATACTAACGCTGCTTTAATTTTCTTTATTAATCGGGGAGATTGCGATCGCTTTGCCGCAGGAGCTAAAGCTGATCCTGAATATGACAGATTGCTCACAGAGGCGATCGCCAGAGGAGTAAAAGTATTACCCTGCCGATTTAAGATTGAACCGACAAAAATTACATATTTGGGCTTAGCAAATCTATAA